The following proteins come from a genomic window of Candidatus Zixiibacteriota bacterium:
- a CDS encoding helicase — MSKPEFVDNRDGNTLGKALSAHLDWLAETYAKPVDLSIATGYFNPGGFAQIADHLDGIASIRLLLGAEPLSPPAIPIRDPMRDPKGARFNEKILNDKLNESEEGIRRDRNLLDFSPQVDKTVRHLLEFLSSGKVEVRRYERGFLHGKAYIFSTDEGVLAGSSNFTAAGLSSNLELNLGHYQPGLVAQVKEWFDSLWDEAVPYDLASIYQERYEEYDPYLIYLRVLWELYKDDMNAERQPSGRIPLTTFQN; from the coding sequence ATGAGCAAACCTGAATTTGTTGACAACCGCGACGGAAACACACTTGGCAAGGCATTGTCTGCGCACCTTGACTGGCTTGCCGAAACCTATGCCAAGCCGGTAGACCTTTCTATCGCAACCGGCTATTTCAATCCGGGCGGGTTCGCTCAAATCGCCGATCATCTCGACGGTATTGCCAGTATTCGGCTTCTGCTCGGAGCTGAGCCTCTCTCACCGCCTGCGATTCCGATTCGTGATCCAATGAGAGATCCGAAAGGCGCGAGATTCAATGAGAAGATCCTTAACGATAAGCTGAATGAGAGTGAAGAAGGGATACGTCGAGATCGCAATCTACTGGACTTCAGTCCGCAAGTCGATAAAACCGTCAGACACCTGCTCGAATTCCTGAGCTCCGGCAAAGTCGAGGTTCGCCGATACGAACGAGGATTTCTTCATGGCAAGGCATACATCTTCTCGACCGACGAAGGTGTTCTCGCCGGATCATCAAATTTCACGGCAGCAGGGCTATCCTCTAATCTGGAATTGAACCTCGGTCACTATCAACCGGGACTTGTAGCGCAGGTCAAGGAGTGGTTCGACAGCTTGTGGGATGAGGCTGTGCCATACGATCTCGCAAGTATTTATCAGGAACGATACGAGGAATATGACCCGTATCTGATTTACCTTCGAGTGCTCTGGGAGCTGTACAAAGATGACATGAATGCGGAACGTCAGCCTAGCGGCCGGATTCCGCTGACAACATTTCAGAATG
- a CDS encoding ORF6N domain-containing protein yields the protein MTQSAQSVQIAKIESMIYVVRGQRVMLDSDIAELYGVETKRLNEQVKRNLDRFPEDFMFQLAPQEVTALKSQIATSKQGRGGRRTRPYAFTEHGAIMLANVLNSDRAIETSVFVVRAFVRMREILASQKELVGKIEQIERKVGKHDDDIKALVAAIRQLIIPPGPKKKQIGFK from the coding sequence ATGACACAAAGCGCGCAATCCGTACAAATTGCCAAAATCGAAAGCATGATCTATGTGGTTCGCGGACAGCGGGTTATGCTGGACAGCGACATAGCTGAACTCTACGGAGTAGAGACCAAGCGGCTCAACGAGCAGGTGAAGCGGAATCTGGACCGCTTCCCTGAGGATTTCATGTTTCAGCTTGCACCACAAGAGGTTACGGCTTTGAAGTCGCAAATTGCGACTTCAAAGCAGGGTCGAGGAGGCCGACGTACCCGGCCATATGCCTTCACAGAACACGGCGCGATAATGCTGGCCAACGTACTTAACTCAGATCGGGCTATCGAGACAAGCGTCTTTGTAGTGAGAGCCTTTGTGCGCATGCGGGAGATACTGGCCAGTCAGAAAGAACTTGTAGGCAAGATCGAGCAGATTGAGCGCAAAGTAGGCAAGCACGATGACGACATAAAGGCACTCGTCGCAGCTATCAGACAACTAATCATTCCCCCTGGACCGAAGAAGAAGCAGATAGGATTTAAGTAA